The DNA region AGCTAAAAGACACATTTTTAAATGTTACAATCTCAGGTTTATTTTCCATATGATTTGATAATAAGTTCTGACATTTTAATAAATTCTTTCAAAATATTTTCAGCAAGATTATCAATAAATATTACTTTGCCGCCTATTTCATCTGCAATAACCTGAGCGCTTTTTCTGGAAAATTGCGGCGATACAAAAATGATTTTTATTTGTTCTGATTTTGCCTTATTGACAATATTTATCAGCTCTTTTGCCGTTGGCTCTTTCCCTCCGATTTCAACAGGAATTTCTCTTAAACCGTACTCCCTGGCAAAATAATTCCAAGCGGAATGAAAAACTATAAATGATTTATTTTTATAGGGCTTTAGTTTAGCCTGAATATTTAAATCCAATTGTTCAAATTCTTTTTTTAATTTTTTATAATTTATCTCGTAAAAATCCTTGTTTTCAGAATCAATTTCTTCCATAGCATTTTTGATATTTTCAGCCATTAATATTCCGTTTCTTAATGAAGTCCAAATATGCGGGTCTTTTCCGAAATGATGATGGGCTTCTTTTTGTTCTGAATGCGGGCCCAAAACCCGTTCCGAATAATTTAGCAGGGTTATCCCTTTTGAGCTATCGCAAACTAGAGCTTTTTTATTCAAGGAAGTTATTTTTCCAATCCATTGAATTTCAAATTCTAGAGGTGTGCCCACCTTAACGTAAATGTCGGCTTTTGAAAGTTCTTTAAGACTTTGCGGTTTAGGCTCAAAAGAATGGGGATTTGCTCCCGGCGGAACCATTACGGAAACCGAGACTTTTTCTTTCCCGATTTGTTCCGCAAAATATTTTAACGGAAGGATACTTACAGCAATTGCTATTTTTCCTTTGTTTTTGGGTTCTTTAGAAAGGTTTATAGGGAATGCTTTATTATATGCTAAAACTAGAACTATAAAACCGCAAAAAAATATTTTTCTCATTTCCCCTGCTTAATAAATGTAATATCTTCGTTTTCGTCTTTTATGGCTGCGTCTATCGAAACTTTGTCCTCTTCTTTTAATTCTCCTGCAATTATTTTGCCCCCGGATCAAGAGCAATAACTCTTTTATTTTTTAATGTTTCGGGAAAGTATTCTGAAATGATTTTGCAAGGCGAGCCCCGTTAGAGACCTGCCTCGATGCTAGGTGGGCAAAAAACGGGCGCTTCGCGAACAAAGTGGCGGCATTACACCGCCAGCTTACAGCATGATTTCAATCTGCCGACAGGAATCGGCAGCCTTCTCTAACGGGGCGAGATCAGCTTAATAACGTTCAAAAACAACTCAACGTTTTTCGTCTTTCATTTCTTTTGACCAGTCTTCAAATTCTTTCTTTATTTCTTCTTTTTTCTGTTCAAGGTATCTATCAATCTCACAGACTAGGCCTTCCTTGGACTCAAGCTTTTTTATTCTTTCT from Elusimicrobiota bacterium includes:
- a CDS encoding zinc ABC transporter substrate-binding protein, with the protein product MRKIFFCGFIVLVLAYNKAFPINLSKEPKNKGKIAIAVSILPLKYFAEQIGKEKVSVSVMVPPGANPHSFEPKPQSLKELSKADIYVKVGTPLEFEIQWIGKITSLNKKALVCDSSKGITLLNYSERVLGPHSEQKEAHHHFGKDPHIWTSLRNGILMAENIKNAMEEIDSENKDFYEINYKKLKKEFEQLDLNIQAKLKPYKNKSFIVFHSAWNYFAREYGLREIPVEIGGKEPTAKELINIVNKAKSEQIKIIFVSPQFSRKSAQVIADEIGGKVIFIDNLAENILKEFIKMSELIIKSYGK